The proteins below come from a single Acanthopagrus latus isolate v.2019 chromosome 4, fAcaLat1.1, whole genome shotgun sequence genomic window:
- the LOC119018580 gene encoding prostaglandin D2 receptor 2 encodes MADTNGTQFPDSAVNQLSTSPNISSSPWQAGVSKGAQITATLVIFLVGVPLNGLVVWALGMRGQRHLVRRGSNEETRAASSFRIYVLNLALADLVLLLRTPLMLGFVAHDYSWPFGLVFCRITMFLRGLGLYASAFLLCAVALERCLCLLRPVWARLRRPSWAVPLACGMLWLLATVFSAPYLHSAVLMDVNGRSLCLESGKFDMGLFVTETVAGFLLPLLVFLGSNLAVMFTVHQTVPTTPTSPNSATSPLTARRMTRMYQVLFITMLLFLTCWVPYFVCRFLKALAEGRPERAALREGAITGLYISLFLVYIKSGLNPVLYVFAARGLSRAIKASLVSTIDRLFNDDSSESIRRKSLKNSLKNSQI; translated from the exons ATGGCTGATACAAACGGAACACAGTTTCCTGACAGCGCAGTGAACCAGCTCTCAACAAGCCCCAACATCTCAAGCAGCCCATGGCAGGCAGGGGTTAGCAAGGGAGCTCAAATTACAGCTACTCTGGTCATCTTCCTG GTGGGGGTCCCTCTGAATGGGCTGGTGGTTTGGGCACTTGGAATGCGGGGTCAACGTCACCTGGTGCGCAGAGGCAGCAATGAAGAGACGCGTGCTGCCAGCAGTTTCCGTATCTACGTCCTGAACTTGGCCCTGGCTGacctggtgctgctcctgcgTACCCCTCTCATGCTGGGCTTCGTCGCCCACGACTACAGCTGGCCGTTTGGGCTTGTCTTCTGCCGCATAACCATGTTCCTGCGAGGCCTGGGGTTATACGCCTCTGCTTTCCTTCTCTGTGCTGTTGCACTGGAGCGATGCCTGTGCCTCCTGAGGCCTGTGTGGGCTCGACTGCGGCGCCCCTCCTGGGCCGTCCCCCTGGCCTGCGGCATGTTATGGCTGTTGGCCACTGTCTTCTCTGCCCCCTACCTCCACAGTGCCGTCCTGATGGATGTTAACGGGAGATCCTTATGTTTGGAGAGTGGGAAGTTTGACATGGGGTTGTTTGTCACAGAAACGGTAGCTGGTTTCCTCCTGCCCCTGCTGGTGTTTTTGGGAAGTAACCTGGCAGTTATGTTCACCGTTCATCAAACAGTGCCCACAACGCCCACATCACCCAACTCCGCCACCTCCCCTTTAACTGCCCGCAGGATGACCAGGATGTACCAAGTGCTCTTTATCACcatgctcctcttcctcacctgctgGGTGCCCTATTTTGTCTGTCGGTTCCTGAAGGCCTTGGCCGAGGGACGTCCTGAGCGGGCCGCGCTACGTGAAGGAGCAATCACTGGCTTGTACATATCCCTGTTTCTGGTGTACATCAAGAGTGGTCTTAACCCTGTGCTCTACGTGTTCGCTGCCCGAGGCTTAAGCCGTGCCATCAAGGCCTCACTGGTCTCCACTATTGACCGCCTTTTCAACGACGACTCCTCAGAGTCCATTCGAAGGAAGTCACTTAAAAACTCACTGAAGAACTCACAGATATAG
- the LOC119017564 gene encoding ephrin-B2a-like → MGRIVTWSRGAVILLAIICSCRAGTLESIHWSISNTKFSPGLGLVLYPQIGDKMDIVCPRADASSGGREEFYRIYLVSRSQMESCTIDKTDTPLLNCDKPHQDVKFTFKFQEFSPNLWGLEFLKGKDYYITSTSAGSPHGLDNTNGGVCRSKSMKLVLRVGQSASDPPSTLQESPTRFPPKQPKTKTKDASEEDRKSKTDADSETGQTNPSGSGGPEQGLLIWVVSGSVIFLLVIIILLAVLWRHRRRRCVPDNQQSASVSLNTLAAAKRDSISSDNNGSDRSDVVFPLRPSESMICRHYERASEYGPPVYIVQEIMPQSPTNVYYKV, encoded by the exons ATGGGGAGAATCGTCACATGGAGCCGCGGTGCCGTGATTCTGCTGGCCATCATTTGCTCGTGTCGCGCCGGCACGCTGGAGTCCATCCACTGGAGCATCTCCAACACAAA GTTTAGTCCAGGTCTGGGTCTGGTCCTGTACCCTCAGATTGGGGACAAGATGGACATCGTGTGTCCCCGGGCCGACGCCTCCTCGGGCGGGAGGGAGGAGTTCTACAGAATCTACCTGGTCTCTCGGAGTCAGATGGAGAGCTGCACCATCGACAAGACCGACACGCCCCTGCTGAACTGTGACAAACCTCACCAGGACGTAAAGTTCACCTTCAAATTCCAGGAGTTCAGCCCCAACCTGTGGGGTCTGGAGTTCCTCAAGGGGAAGGACTATTATATCACCT CCACCTCTGCAGGCTCGCCGCACGGTCTGGATAATACTAATGGAGGGGTGTGTCGGAGCAAATCCATGAAGCTGGTGCTGAGAGTCGGCCAGA gtGCTTCAGATCCACCTTCGACTCTCCAGGAGTCCCCCACCAGATTCCCACCTAAACAACCCAAGACCAAGACCAAGGACGCCTCcgaggaggacagaaaaagcaaaacag ACGCAGACTCAGAAACGGGACAAACAAACCCCAGTGGCAGCGGTGGCCCTGAGCAAGGACTGTTGATTTGGGTTGTCTCAGGCTCTGTGATCTTTCTTCTGGTCATCATAATTCTGCTGGCCGTGCTGTGGAGGCACCGTCGCCGTCGCTGTGTCCCAGATAACCAGCAGTCAGCCTCGGTGTCCCTCAACACTTTGGCTGCGGCGAAGCGGGACAGCATCAGCAGCGACAACAATGGCTCGGACCGCAGCGATGTTGTCTTTCCTCTGCGGCCCTCTGAAAGCATGATCTGCCGTCATTATGAGCGTGCGAGTGAATATGGACCCCCAGTGTACATAGTTCAGGAGATCATGCCCCAGAGTCCCACCAACGTCTACTACAAAGTCTAA